The DNA window AGCCGTGCAAGCGAAGATATGGAAGTCGTGGTCGCAGGATGTAGTGACATGAATGATAGTGAAGCCGTGGAGACATATCGATCTAGTCGATCCAAAAGTGATGTCTggcagcattttttaaaaattggtcgTGGAGAAGCACAATGTAATATTTGTGataagaaatttaaattaaaatacggCAATACCAGCTCACTACTGCGCCATTTGAAAGCTGTGCATGGTAGTGTAATTCATTTGCCCACGACCACGCAAATCGAAACTGAATCtgttaaagataaaaatattgcatacttcgacaaaaattcaagtagATCGAAGCAACTTACAGAAGGAATTGCACAAATTATTGCATTGGATTTGCAACCGTACTCCATAGTGGACGACATTGGATTTCGGTCTTTTATTAATATCGTAGAACCGAGGTATGAAATTCCTTCACGGACCACGTTTTCACGGAGGATCATACCCAAAATGTATGAAGATTtacaatcaaaaataaaaaacgaaatATCTACAGGtatatattacatttaattttttaatattttttcgtgattgtcgttcaaatttgaatatgttgtagtcttcaGTAAATGAATGAACGAATCTCATAagatttttcgatattttaaaaattgttgacttCACAGACGAGAAAAAATTGAGTTTTTAGAAGCTTATAGAGAACACATaagagtatctactaaaaatgttgtcatttgaaaaaatgttttgtaattgacgaaattaaaattatttgaagtgaacacTGCACCGCAATATACAGCCTCGGCCGGCCGCACACAATGGGATGGACC is part of the Halictus rubicundus isolate RS-2024b unplaced genomic scaffold, iyHalRubi1_principal scaffold0656, whole genome shotgun sequence genome and encodes:
- the LOC143364536 gene encoding zinc finger BED domain-containing protein 4-like, whose translation is MCESRASEDMEVVVAGCSDMNDSEAVETYRSSRSKSDVWQHFLKIGRGEAQCNICDKKFKLKYGNTSSLLRHLKAVHGSVIHLPTTTQIETESVKDKNIAYFDKNSSRSKQLTEGIAQIIALDLQPYSIVDDIGFRSFINIVEPRYEIPSRTTFSRRIIPKMYEDLQSKIKNEIST